Genomic segment of Paenibacillus sp. FSL R5-0623:
TGTGAACAAGGTACTCAAGGGCATTGAGGCTGCAACAGCCGCTGGTCTCGCTCCGATCAAGTTGAATGTCGTGCTGATGAAGGGTATCAACGATGATGAGATCAAGGATTTTATTGCCATGACGATTGATCAACCTCTTCATGTGCGTTTTATTGAATATATGCCGATTGGACAGGCTTCGGATTCATGGCGCAAATCTTATTTGCCGCTGGAAGCCGTGACAGATGTATGTGCTGAAGCAGGCTGGACGGTAGAAAATACAACAGGCCCTGCGGGCAATGGCCCATCACGTAATATGAAAATTGCGGGATCCGAAGGCACATTTGGATTGATTCATCCCGTGAGCGATCATTTCTGTGATAACTGCAACCGACTTCGACTAACCGCTGACGGACATATCAAAGCCTGCCTCTACTGGTCAGATGAGTATAATGTTCGCCGCTTCGTGGATGATCCGAATGCCATGGCCGCGCTTTTCCTCAAAGCGCTGGGTACGAAACCAAAGAATCATGAGATGGCTCTGGCTTTGGAACAAAAAATGCAATCTCACACGCCGACGGTACGGCGCATGTCCCAGATTGGCGGATAGCACTTGTTTCATGGATGATGCATGCTGGCGGTATATACCTTTACGTGAATCAGCATTCATTGCTGGAAAATAGAACGTTGTAC
This window contains:
- the moaA gene encoding GTP 3',8-cyclase MoaA; this translates as MELLQDSFGRIHDYIRISVTDRCNLRCVYCMPAEGMEFAPHDEIMSYEEIAQVLKVLAPMGMRKVRLTGGEPLVRKDLHKLISMISAIDGIDDIALTTNALLLDKQAQALKDAGLNRINISLDSLRADRFSMITRGGDVNKVLKGIEAATAAGLAPIKLNVVLMKGINDDEIKDFIAMTIDQPLHVRFIEYMPIGQASDSWRKSYLPLEAVTDVCAEAGWTVENTTGPAGNGPSRNMKIAGSEGTFGLIHPVSDHFCDNCNRLRLTADGHIKACLYWSDEYNVRRFVDDPNAMAALFLKALGTKPKNHEMALALEQKMQSHTPTVRRMSQIGG